The following are from one region of the Amia ocellicauda isolate fAmiCal2 chromosome 1, fAmiCal2.hap1, whole genome shotgun sequence genome:
- the LOC136754950 gene encoding uncharacterized protein LOC136754950 isoform X2 — protein sequence MSPILWIATFCVAVCSGRTQVFTEQELRVNEGSDVRLPCTFSLSPEHRGHSFSVDWEFNQTVAIFFYLANHSTTQRGVSFVGDIWNNDACVLLHSVTRNHSGVYTCLVRPHHHGLIYRNSTTLTVLPYGSARGRMGPIHMSPEPQSSQWPLYAGCGAGLLALLLFVGVGLWTHWRHRKHPDTLREENEKTEAKTVDAQLPGKDKDTDCYVTLGKRCVPHPVSCSFKEESIYLTMHGDPCSSRPQNNRKGLPLEWCAEENLPAEVIYTSVV from the exons ATGAGCCCCATATTGTGGATTGCAACTTTCTGTG TTGCAGTGTGCAGTGGCAGGACCCAGGTCTTCACAGAGCAGGAGCTGCGAGTGAATGAAGGGTCAGATGTGCGGCTCCCCTGCACCTTCTCCCTCAGCCCTGAACACAGGGGCCACAGCTTCAGTGTAGATTGGGAGTTTAACCAAACG GTGGCGATTTTCTTCTACCTCGCTAATCACAGCACCACGCAGCGCGGGGTGTCCTTCGTCGGGGACATCTGGAATAACGATGCCTGCGTCCTCCTCCATTCTGTCACCCGGAACCACAGTGGCGTGTACACGTGCCTCGTGCGGCCTCACCACCACGGCCTGATCTACAGGAACTCCACCACCCTTACCGTCCTCCCCTACGGCTCAG cACGAGGCAGGATGGGCCCTATCCACATGTCCCCCGAGCCTCAGTCGTCTCAGTGGCCACTCTACGCTGGATGTGGGGCTGGACTACTTGCCCTGCTTCTGTTTGTGGGGGTAGGGCTGTGGACACACTGGAGACATCGAAAGCACCCCGACACACTGAG GGAGGAGAACGAGAAGACTGAGGCCAAGACTGTAGACGCACAGCTCCCTGGGAAAGACAAG gacACGGACTGCTACGTCACCCTGGGAAAGAGATGCGTGCCACACCCCGTCTCCTGCAGCTTCAAAGAGGAGAGCATCTATCTGACCATG CACGGAGACCCATGTTCATCACGGCCTCAAAACAACAGGAAGGGGCTTCCGTTGGAGTGGTGTGCCGAAGAAAACCTTCCAGCTGAAGTCATATACACCAGTGTGGTGTAG
- the LOC136754950 gene encoding uncharacterized protein LOC136754950 isoform X1, which yields MSPILWIATFCVAVCSGRTQVFTEQELRVNEGSDVRLPCTFSLSPEHRGHSFSVDWEFNQTQVAIFFYLANHSTTQRGVSFVGDIWNNDACVLLHSVTRNHSGVYTCLVRPHHHGLIYRNSTTLTVLPYGSARGRMGPIHMSPEPQSSQWPLYAGCGAGLLALLLFVGVGLWTHWRHRKHPDTLREENEKTEAKTVDAQLPGKDKDTDCYVTLGKRCVPHPVSCSFKEESIYLTMHGDPCSSRPQNNRKGLPLEWCAEENLPAEVIYTSVV from the exons ATGAGCCCCATATTGTGGATTGCAACTTTCTGTG TTGCAGTGTGCAGTGGCAGGACCCAGGTCTTCACAGAGCAGGAGCTGCGAGTGAATGAAGGGTCAGATGTGCGGCTCCCCTGCACCTTCTCCCTCAGCCCTGAACACAGGGGCCACAGCTTCAGTGTAGATTGGGAGTTTAACCAAACG CAGGTGGCGATTTTCTTCTACCTCGCTAATCACAGCACCACGCAGCGCGGGGTGTCCTTCGTCGGGGACATCTGGAATAACGATGCCTGCGTCCTCCTCCATTCTGTCACCCGGAACCACAGTGGCGTGTACACGTGCCTCGTGCGGCCTCACCACCACGGCCTGATCTACAGGAACTCCACCACCCTTACCGTCCTCCCCTACGGCTCAG cACGAGGCAGGATGGGCCCTATCCACATGTCCCCCGAGCCTCAGTCGTCTCAGTGGCCACTCTACGCTGGATGTGGGGCTGGACTACTTGCCCTGCTTCTGTTTGTGGGGGTAGGGCTGTGGACACACTGGAGACATCGAAAGCACCCCGACACACTGAG GGAGGAGAACGAGAAGACTGAGGCCAAGACTGTAGACGCACAGCTCCCTGGGAAAGACAAG gacACGGACTGCTACGTCACCCTGGGAAAGAGATGCGTGCCACACCCCGTCTCCTGCAGCTTCAAAGAGGAGAGCATCTATCTGACCATG CACGGAGACCCATGTTCATCACGGCCTCAAAACAACAGGAAGGGGCTTCCGTTGGAGTGGTGTGCCGAAGAAAACCTTCCAGCTGAAGTCATATACACCAGTGTGGTGTAG